The DNA sequence CGGGAGACCAGCGCCCAGGCGGGTGACTTCCTCGGAATGGGGCCGGACAGCCTCCGACTGCGGCGGCCCATCACGTTCGCGGTCGCGTGCGATGTATCGGCCGCCCCCAGCGTGGTCTTCGAGCCCTATGCGCGCTGGGTGGCCCAGGGCGACTCCGTGATGGTCTGGGCCGAGAATGACCCCGCCAATCCCGCCGACGATGTCTGGCTGATCGGCGTGGCCGGTCCGGTCGACACCACTGCGGGGTGCCCCAGTGGAGGGGCGGGGGAGCGCGTCGAGTTGAACGGCCTCGTCCCCCCGCTCGGCGCCAACGTCCTCTCGGTGGGAGCGCCGGTGCGGGCATTCCAGGTCGAGAGCTACGGTCTGCGGCCCGCCCTGGGAGCCCACTACCTCGCGCGCTGGGTGGGGCTGGCCGAGCCCGTCCCACTGGTTGGCCCTCTGGGCCCCCCGGGCCAGGGCCTTCAGCTCACCTTCCTGGACCGACTGGGCAACGTGGTGGCGAATCCGGCCAGCGTCGCTCAGATTGAGCTTCTTGTGCGGACGTTTTCGCCCGTTCTGGACAGCGATGGTGCCCCGATCGCCGACTCCCTCAGCACACGTGTCTCCCTTCGCAACTGACCCGAAGCGCGGGCACCTGCGCCCCGGGAACCGGGAGGGTGTGGCCTTCATCCTGGCGCTGGTCACCCTCACGGTTCTGGGCCTGGTGGTCACGGGCAGCTTCTATGCTGCTCGTCAGGAGACACGCATCTCGGTGGCCAGCGAGTTGACGGGCCGGGCGTTCTCGGTCTCCGAGACCGGCATCGCCGACGTTCTGGCCAATTGGCAGGGAGAGCGCTTCGGACTCCTGTCCGTCGGCGCTGCCGATCAGGTCACCGCCATCGCCGCCGAGGGCAGCGCCCTGGTCGACGTTCGACGCATCTCGGAGCGGCTCTATCTGCTCGACAGCCGGGCGTCGCTCTACGCCGATCCGCAAACCCAGCACCGGATCGCGGTTCTGACGCGTCTGCGAAGCCCGATGTTCTCGGCGGGCTCTGCCGCGCTGGTGCTCGGCCAGCTCGTGCTGGAGGGAGACGCCGGAGTCACGGGAGCCGACTTCACTCCTTTGTCTTGGGCTTCCCTCTGCGGCGCCAGCGGTGGCGCCCAGGCCGGAGTGATCATTCCGGACGCCACCAGCATTGCCACTTCGGGAGGGGCTCAGGTGTCCGGCTCCCCGCCGGTCGTGGAGAATCCAGGGTTGGGCGCGGCGGCGCTCGTCGATTTCGGCGGGATCTCCTGGGCTGAGCTGGTGGCCGTGGCCGACGTGCACCTTCCCAGCGGAGCGTTCGGTCCGGTCGCGCCGCAAACCGGTGCGAGCGGGACCTGCCAAACGGCAAGCGCATCCAACTGGGGAGACCCCAACAATCCCGACGGACCCTGCGGCCGCTACTTTCCGGTCGTGCACGTGACGGGCGACCTGCAGCTGGCTGCCGGATCCGTGGGGCAGGGGGTCCTGCTGGTGGAGGGCAATCTGCACCTCACGGACGACACGCGGTTCTTCGGTGTGATCGTCGCGCACGGTGAGATCACCATCGAAGGCGCCGGCGTTCTGCTTGCCGGCACGGTCCGTACCCAGAACCTGACGACCCGCAACCCGAGCACGGTGCGCGAGGTCTGGGTCGCCGCGTCGCGGTGCGCCATCAACCGCGCCATCCTCAACAACCCTGCGCTGACCCGCGCCGAGCCCATTCCAGCGCGCAGCTGGATCGACTTCACCGCACTGGAAGGCTGAGGCATTTGGGAATCCAAGGACTGCGCATCGAGCGTGGCGGGCGTACGTGGGAAGTCACCTCGGCGGTTCGTGCCGG is a window from the Gemmatimonadota bacterium genome containing:
- a CDS encoding prepilin-type N-terminal cleavage/methylation domain-containing protein — translated: MSGSPRQRRPSRTGFTLVELIIATALGALLLLTIYQVVLVGQRTFSRQAARLSVQQTARAATDVLTALLRETSAQAGDFLGMGPDSLRLRRPITFAVACDVSAAPSVVFEPYARWVAQGDSVMVWAENDPANPADDVWLIGVAGPVDTTAGCPSGGAGERVELNGLVPPLGANVLSVGAPVRAFQVESYGLRPALGAHYLARWVGLAEPVPLVGPLGPPGQGLQLTFLDRLGNVVANPASVAQIELLVRTFSPVLDSDGAPIADSLSTRVSLRN